In Stanieria sp. NIES-3757, the DNA window GCAAAATTGGGCGTAACAGTCCAAACTTTAGGCGGGGGCGAAATTTTTCAAGCACTACAAACAGGCGCAATTGATGCTACAGAATGGGTAGGACCTTATGATGATGAAAAACTGGGACTAAATAAAATAGCAAAATTTTACTACTATCCAGGTTGGTGGGAACCAGGGGCAACTTTAGAAGTACAAATTAATTTAAACGAATGGAATAAACTTCCTCCCCAATACCAAGAGGCAATTAAAACCGCTGCTTACGAATCTAATGCAACTATGTTAGCTCGTTATGATGCTCGTAATAATGAAGCTCTCCAACGTCTGATTGAAGCGGGTACTCAACTACGTCCGTACAGTGAAGAAATTTTAACCGCAGCACAACAAGCTGCTTTTGATATTTACGACCAGTTTGCTGCTAAAGATGCTGATTTCAAAGCAATTTATGGAGAGTGGCAACCATTCCGCGATCGCATTTATGCCTGGGATAAACTCAACCAAGGTAGCTTTACTAATTTTGTTTATTCTAAGATGAAATAATAAAAAGCAGTTACCAGTAGAGACGTAACCTGTTACGTCTGTACAATTACCAGTTCAACTATAAAGAAACTGATGATTCTCTGTTTTAACTCTCAACAAATTTAACTTTTTACTGTCGATTGTCGACCTTTGACTTATAACTAAACTATTTTCTGTCAATAATATATATAAAGCATGAAAATCGGGTTATGGGTTTAAGTGAACAAATTTTAGCGCAGCGAAATGATGGCGTTTGGGAGAGATTACAAGGTGCGGATCGCTTTTGGACTGCCTTTCGGGAAGAGCAAAATAATCCTACTGAAGTTGTTACTGTGAGTAATGAATCCTTGGGTGAAACTGATTGGGATTTGGTAATTTGTGGTGGTACTTTAGGAATTTTATTGGGTGCTGCTTGTGCTAAATTGGGTTGGCGAGTTGCTCTAATTGAGCGAGGAATTCTTAAGGGAAGAGAGCAGGAATGGAATATTTCTCGTCAAGAATTACAAACATTTATTGAATTAGAATTACTAACTGAAACTGAATTGACTCAAATAATTGCAACAGAATATAATCCTGCTCGGATTGGTTTTTTGGGTGGTGAAGAACTTTGGGTTAAAGATGTTCTTAATATTGGAGTCGATCCTGTATTTTTACTCGCTAAACTCAAGGAACAGTTTTTACAAGCTGGCGGAAAGTTATTGGAGCAAACTCCTTTTGATCGCACTACAGTTTATCCAGATGGTGTTTTAGTAGAAGCAGGAGAATTAAAATTAAAAACTCGGTTGTTAGTTGATGGCATGGGGCATTTTTCTCCGATTGTTAAACAAGCAAGAAAAGGAATCAAACCTGAAGGGGTTTGTGTAGTTGTTGGTAGTTGTGCTGAAGGATATCAAGAAAATACAACAGGTGATTTGATTTATTCTTTTACACCAATAATTAATCAATGTCAGTATTTCTGGGAAGCTTTTCCTGCTAGAGATGGACGGACTACTTATATGTTTAGTTATTTAGATGCTGACCCAGCTAGACCTAATTTAGAATGGTTTATGGATGAGTATTTAAGATTATTACCTCAGTATCAAAATATTGAATTACAACAACTAGATTTTAAGAGATTTTTGTTTGGTTTTTTTCCTGCTTATCGTCAAAGTCCTTTGCATTTAACTTGGAACCGAATTTTGACAATTGGTGATAGTAGCGGTAGTCAATCTCCTGTTAGTTTTGGAGGTTTTGGTGCAATGGTAAGGCATCTTCAAAGGTTAACTTTTGGCATTGATGAAGCTTTGAAAACTAATAGTTTAAATAGTAAAGATTTAGCTTTACTACAACCTTATCAACCCAATATTTCTGTTACTTGGTTATTCCAAAAAACCATGAGTGTTGGCATTCAGGAAAAAGCTAATCCTAATCAAATTAATGATTTAATGAATGGCGTTTTTGCTGTAATGAATCGTCTTGGCGATGATGTCCTAAAACCTTTTCTTCAAGATGTAATTCAATTTGCTCCTTTAGCTAAAACTTTACCTTTAGTTAATCCAAAATTAGTGTTACCAATTTTACCCAAAGTTGGCATTAATGGTTTATTTGATTGGAGTATTCATTATTTAAATTTGGCATTGTATAGTGGTTTATATCCTATAGGAAAATCCATCCTACCTGTAGTTAATTATTTATCTCCTACTCAGCAGTATTATTATTATCGTTGGTTAGATGCTTGGAAATATGGTTCTGGTGGAGATTTCCATGCCAATAAAGACTAATTTAATTAGACAAAATAAACTACTATACACTTAATTTTCTGCCCAAAAAAAGCACTTAACATATAACAGTTTAAATGTACATCAGCTTATATAGTTGATGATGTTGAAATAGAAAATATATACAGTTTTAATCAACTAAAAAAAAGAAAACTTTTGAATTTTAAATTTAAATTAATCTAAATTTGAGTTAAACACATTGAGATCGAGACTTGACCAAATACAGATTTCATCGCTATTTTCTGCTTAATTTTGCAATGAGCCTACTATAACTATTAAGATAATTACTAAATACTTAAACAAATTGCTTTATAAATAACCAATGGATTATCAATTAGCTTGGCAGAGTTTTTATCAAGAAATTAATCGAGCAGATGAAGATATTAATTTAGCAAAAGCCTCACTTTATTATGCTCAGGCTGAGTATCCAAGTCTCAATATAGAAGATTATCTCAATAAATTAGATACAATAGCAGAAGAAATTCAAGCAAGACTTCCACAAAGAAGATATCCGCTCAAAGTAATAAATACAATTAACAATTATATTTTTGATGATTTAAAATTCAAAGGTAATCAGCAAGATTATTATAATCCTGCTAATAGTTTTTTAAATGAAGTAATTGACTGTAGAACTGGTATTCCTATTAGTTTATCAGTTTTGTATTTAGAAATTGCTAAACGAATTGATTTCCCTATGGTAGGTATTGGGATGCCTGGACATTTTTTAATTCGTCCAGAATTTGAAGAAGCAGGAATATTTATTGATGTATTTAATCAAGGAGAAATTCTATTTCAACAGGATTGTGCTGAAAGATTGCGACAATTATATCCACAACCAATAAAATTAGAACCTCGATTTTTAGCAGCAGTTAGTAGTAGACAAATTTTAGCTAGAATGCTGACTAATTTAAAATATATTTATTTGAATCGTAAGCAATATAGTAAAGTTTTAGCTGTAATTGATGGAATTTTAATGCTGTTTCCCGATCATCCTAACGAATTACGCGATCGCGGTTTACTATACTATGAATTGGATCAGTGGGATAAAGCTTGTTTGGATTTGGAATACTATTTGGCTATGTTGCCTAATGCAGAAGATGCGGATATGATTCGTCTGTTACTTGCCAAAATTCGCTAATTAATCATATTAAACTAATGTTTTTTAGTATTGTTATTCCTACCTATAATCGTTTACCAATTTTACAAAAGTGTTTACAAGCTTTAGAATATCAAAAGTTAACTGACAATAAAGTTGAAGGTTATGAAATTATTGTTGTTGATGATGGTTCAACCGATGAAACATTAACTTGGTTAAGCAATTCTAGTATTAATTTACCTCATGTAAAAACTTTAATTCAATCTCACCAAGGTGCTGCTGCTGCGAGGAATTTAGGGGTCAACAATGCTCAAGGCGATACAATTATTTTTATTGATAGTGATCTGGTAGTTACAGAAAAATTTCTTCAAGCTCATGCTGATGCTTTAGTAATAGGAAAAGCTAAACTTGGAAGCGATCGCATCTTTACTTATGGTTGGGTAATTAATACTGCTAACTTTGAAAATCCTACTACTGAACCTTATAAAATTACTGATTTTTCGGCTGCTTATTTTGCTACAGGAAATGTCGCGATCGCAAAAAAATGGTTAGTAGAAGCTGGTTTATTTGATACTCGTTTTAAACTCTATGGTTGGGAAGATTTAGAATTAGGAGTTCGCTTAAAAAAATTAGGATTAAAGTTAATTAAATGTCCTGAAGCAGTCGGTTATCATTGGCATCCACCTTTTAATTTAAATCAAATTCCTCAGTTAATTGATAAAGAAATTCAACGAGGCAGAATGGGAATTGTTTTCTATCAAAAACATCCAACTTGGGATGTTCGTATGATGATTCAAATGACTTTATTGCATCGTTTATTATGGGGAATTTTATCTTTGGGTGGTAATTTAAATGAAAAAACAATGAAACCTTTATTGCAATGGTTAATTAATCTTGGTAAACCCCAACTTGCGTTAGAAATTGCTCGGATTTTTTTAAACTGGTATAACGTACAAGGTGTTTATGCTGCCTATCAAGAAATGAAAAAGTTAAAAAGTTAAAAGTCAGAAGGCAGAAGGCAAAAGGCAAAAAATTTATACTCTTATTACCTATTACTTTTAATAAACTATATCTATCAAAAAAATTTAAACATCTAAGGCATTTTGTTTTAACTCTTCGAGGCTGACATAATTTAAGGCAGACTCTTCTGTGGCTGGTAAAATAACTGGTGGTGCTACTCCAGCATCTAACGCCTCTTTCCAACGACTAGCACACAAACACCAGCGATCGCCAGGTTGTAAACCAGGAAAATTAAACATTGGTGCTGGTGTACTCAGATCATTACCTTGTGCTTTAGTAAATTCAAGAAATTCTGTTGTCATTTCTGCACAGATAACGTGCGCCCCGCGATCGCTAGGATTAGTTTCACACTTACCATTACGATACCATCCAGTAACAGGAGAACCACAACAAATTTCTAATTCATTACCGAGTACATTTCGAGTAGTTGTCATCAAATTTTATCCCCATTATTAATCTAAAATTTCCTTTAGTTTAAAATAGATTGCTTTAATTTAGAGTTAAGTCATTATTTTAAATTATCAAAAGATTTATTAATTTTGTAACTGCTGCCATTCTTGTTGTAAATATTTAGTCCATTGGGCAGCCAAGCTAATGTCAGTAAAAGGAATTTTAATCGAATTATTATTATTTAAAGTAAAATTTAAGACAGGTTTTCCTTTGTTAGGGAGAGCATCTAAATCTTTGATAGAATTATTTCCTACTAATAAATCAATTTTTTGAACATCCTGTAGCGAAAAATTATTTAAATTAAGAATTCCTTTTCGAGTAGGATTTCCCCAAGTTATTTCACTACCTTTTTTTCCTAAAACTGCTAAAAGATCGTATTTAGCTTTGTCAAACTGTTCTGACCAAATTCGATAACCTTCTACCTTTTGATATTCATTCCAGCCACTCCAAACCAACCAAATAAACACTCCTAATAAAGGTAACCATAATAAACCTCTTTCCATAATTTCTCCTAACTTTAATTATTGATAACTTCGGTAGTTTGCTTCAAAACAGTTCCACATCTTTTACAAAACATGGCATCAGCGTCGTGGTGAGACAAACCACATCCAGAACACTGGTTTTGTACCAAATTTTTATTTTTTATCAGTTGTTTGATTAATTCACCAAATTGCCAGGGAATCAATAAAACTCCTGTTAAAATCATTAGTAAAGTTACCGCTTTTCCCGAATCTGACAATGGAGTGACATCCCCATAACCTACCGTTGTCATTGTAACAACTACAAAATAAAAAGCATCAAAAAAGTTTTCAAAGCTGTAGCTATTAACCTGATGTTCTATTTGATAAATTAAACCTGCATATACAAAAAGTAAACAAAAAACAGTTAAAAAAATTCGAGTATAAATAATATTATCTTCAGTTTTGATACCTAATATTTTAAAACCTATATGCCAAAAACGGATAATTCTAATAATTCTAAACCATCTGAAAATACGAAAAAATCGGAAATCTATCCATTGAATTAATAAAGGTAAGATAGAAATAAAATCTATAAGAGAAAAAAAACTAAAGAAAAATTTATAGCGATTTTCAGCAGCCCATACTCGTAAAATATATTCGCAAGTAAAAATAATTAAGATAATTGTATCTAGCCAATCTAGCTTAACTATAATTTCAGGAGCAAGAGGATAAGTTTCAAGGATAAAAATTAATGAAGAAAGTAATATTAATCCTAAAATAATTAGATTAATTACTAATCCTGTAGTAGTTTCAACCTTGTCAAAATAAAGAGCAATCTTTTTTCTGAGTAAAAGCATTAAAATGAGATTTTCTCTTAATTTCTTCTGAATAACTTATATCTTTATTTTAAACAAATCAATGAATTTATGGAATTTGGTTACCTTAATTCAGAAATTGAGGTCGAGCTTGTTGATTAATTTCCAAAATCTGCTCTAATTTATCCCACTTTTCTTGTTCAATTATTTCAATTATTCCCTCTAAATTATGACGATACTGATAAAGCGATCGCAATAATTCTGAACGATTATATTGTGCCATCATCATACCCAACTCAGGATTTCCACCGCCAACCCTACTCGTATCGCGAAAACCAGAACTTGCTAATTGTTGAGCTAATTCCAATACTTTTGCGTCTTCTTCTCCCATACAAGCAGTAATCAAACTAGCACTTACTATCACAGGTAAATGAGAAATCCAAGCAACAGCACGGTCGTGTTCTTCAGGAGAACAAATATACGTATTTGCCCCAAGTGATTGAGCAATTTGGGTTAATTTTTCTACAGCGGTTGATCTAGTTTGAGCAGTAGGAGTAAAAACATAAGCTGCACCTTGAAACAAATTAGCTTGTGCTGCCTGAATGCCCTGTTCGCTTTTTCCTGCCATCGGATGTCCACCAACAAAATTAGTCCATAACTGAGAACCAGGATTTGCGATCGCGCCTTTCACAGAACCAACATCAGTAATGATCGCATTGGGATTAAGATAAGGAATAAGTTCTTTTACAGTAGGGATAATTGTAGCGATTGGTGTACAAACAAAAATTATTTCTGCTTGAGATAAAAGCTCTAAATTTGTACTAGCTCGATCAACAACACCTTTTTCTACAGCAATTAGACAAGTACTTTCCTGACGAGATACGCCCAAAATTTCATGTCCTTGAGTTCGTAAATCTATACCCAAACAACCACCGATCAAACCCAAGCCAACAATTCCAATTTTCATAACTTACTGATGATCTACATTCATTGGTTTCTTTACTACAGCAAATAAATAAGGACATAGACAAGCTACATCCTTACTGATAACTGATAATTGTACAGACGTAACATGTTGCGGTGAGACCCTGCGCCACCTGCGGGCGCAAAGGAACGCTCACCAAGACACGTCTATACCGATAACTGTTAAAGCTTAGTACCGCATTCGGGACAAAAATGATTAGTACCGGGATTTTTTGCTCCACAATTGCTACAGTAAATTAATTCAATCGCCTGGTCTAATTTATTCTTTTGAGGTAAACCAAGCATTTGCGCGTTACTCTTACCAGGTGCAACCATTGGATAACAGTTTTCATCCCTGCGGACTCGCACATCAACTAAAACAGGCCCTTGATGGGCAATCATTTCTGCGATCGCGTCACTGAGTTGATCGCGGTTATAAATTACCATACCTTTGATGCCATAAGCTTTAGCTAAGATTTCAAAGTCGGGCATGCCAACTTCCATATTGGAACAAGAATAACGTTCTCCGTAGAAAGCTTGTTGCCACTGACGCACCATTCCTTGCCAACCGTTATTAATAATTACGGTTTTGACATTGATACCGTATTGCGCCAAAGTTCCCAATTCTTGCAGGTTCATCTGGAAACTAGCATCACCGCTAATACAAATTACTTCTTCATCAGGTAAGGCAACTTTCGCACCCATTGCAGCCGGCATTCCATAACCCATTGTGCCTAAACCTGCGCTAGAAATCCAACGACGAGGGCCATTTTTCAAAAATTGTGCTGACCACATCTGGTGTTGTCCAACATCAGTAGTGTAATAGGCATGGGGTGCTTGACGACCAATCTCAACAATTACTTCTTGGGGAGATAAACTATCTGCATGACGAGGAACTTCTAAGGGATAATCCTCACGCCAACGATTAATTCGCCCTAACCAAGCTTTAGTTTGTTCGCTATTATTAGGAAGGTTTAATTCCCTAACCCTCTGCAAAATTTGTTCTAATACCTGACGAACATCACCAACAATTGGTACTTCAGGAGTACGGTTTTTACCTACTTCAGCAGGATCGATATCGATGTGAATTACTTTAGCGCGGGAAGCAAACTCATCTAATTTTCCTGTTACACGGTCATCAAATCTTGCTCCAACTGCGATCAACAAGTCGCATTCACTGACAGCAAAGTTAGCATAAGCTGTTCCGTGCATCCCCAACATTCCCAGTGCAAGAGAATGGTGTTCATCAAAAGACCCAATTCCCATTAAAGTTGTAGTAACTGGAATTTGAAAACGTTCGGCTAATTCCTGGATTTGACTGTGGGCATCTGCTGCGATCGCGCCACCACCAATGTAGAGTAAAGGTCTTTCTGCTGCTTCAATTAATTCGATAGCCGCGCTAATCTGACGAGGATTTCCTTTGACCGTAGGACGATAACCTGGTAATTTTACCTTTCCTGGTTCAACGGGAATATAATCAAATTCTTCTAAACCGACATCTTTTGGTACATCAATCAAGACTGGTCCCGGACGACCGCTTGTGGCGATATGAACAGCCTCTGCAACAATTCTTGCCATATCTTGAGGTTGCCGAACCACATAGGAATGTTTGACTATCGGTAAGGTAATACCATAAATATCCGTTTCTTGAAAAGCATCAGTACCAATTGAACTGAGAGCGACTTGTCCAGTTATGACTAACAGAGGAATTGAGTCCATGTGCGCCGTAGCAATCCCTGTAACCAGGTTAGTTGCTCCAGGACCAGAAGTACCGAAACAAACACCAATCTTACCAGTAGCGCGAGCATAACCATCGGCTGCATGAGATGCACCTTGTTCGTGTCTGACCAAGATATGCTGAATGTCTCCCCTGGCTTCAGCACGATACAATTCGTCGTAAATCGGCAGAATTGCACCCCCAGGATAGCCAAAAATATGCTTAACGCCGTGGCGACAGAGACTATCTATCAGAGCATAAGCTCCTGTACGACGTTGGGGAATGTTAGTAGAGTGTGGGCTTTGAGGAACGCTTATTGAAACCACGAGGCAAACCGTCTAACTTGCTTAATTAATAATTATCTTAGAATTTGTTGTCTATGATGCAACACGAAATGAAAGAAATTGATATATCCAAATTTTCCTAGTTTAAATGAATCTGCTATTTCTGTCGAGGGTTTAGATCGAAGAATTTTTGGGACTTTTGGCTAATGGGATTATTTTAGCTAATTGAATTTAGAAGGGGATTTATTTCACAGTTTCGTGACATTTTAGGATAAATATTATAATTAGTGAACTAGATTAGAAAATCTCCGAGATTGTGGTATTTATTCAGTTACAAGTAAGCAATCAAGATTTTAATCTCGATGGACAAAAGATTTTTTAATATTTTCAATTTAACCGAAGATCAAGCGATCGCGCTATTAAAAAAGCCTTTAACTGAATTAGAAGATCAATCTGAGCGTTATGTGGCTGCTTCCCATTTAATTAATTTTCCTACCTCTAGAGCTATTAATGCTTTAATTGAAACAATTCAAGACCCTAATCCTGAACTGTACCATCGTATTGCTAGGCGTAAAGCAGTGGAAAGTTTGGGCAGATTAAAAGCAGAAGAAGCTTTACCTATTATTCGAGCTTGTTTAGCTGATGAGGATGTTTACACTGTAGAGAATGCTGTCTGGGCAATTGGAGAAATTGGGACTGAAGATGAGTCTATTTTGGCAGAAATAGCTAATTTGTTGGATAAACCAGGACAAAATTATCGTTTAATTATTCAAACTTTAGCTAAATTTAACTATCAACCTGCTTTAGATCAGATAAAATCTTTGACCG includes these proteins:
- a CDS encoding hypothetical protein (Protein of unknown function DUF2237), yielding MTTTRNVLGNELEICCGSPVTGWYRNGKCETNPSDRGAHVICAEMTTEFLEFTKAQGNDLSTPAPMFNFPGLQPGDRWCLCASRWKEALDAGVAPPVILPATEESALNYVSLEELKQNALDV
- a CDS encoding Ion transport protein, whose product is MLLLRKKIALYFDKVETTTGLVINLIILGLILLSSLIFILETYPLAPEIIVKLDWLDTIILIIFTCEYILRVWAAENRYKFFFSFFSLIDFISILPLLIQWIDFRFFRIFRWFRIIRIIRFWHIGFKILGIKTEDNIIYTRIFLTVFCLLFVYAGLIYQIEHQVNSYSFENFFDAFYFVVVTMTTVGYGDVTPLSDSGKAVTLLMILTGVLLIPWQFGELIKQLIKNKNLVQNQCSGCGLSHHDADAMFCKRCGTVLKQTTEVINN
- a CDS encoding prephenate dehydrogenase, coding for MKIGIVGLGLIGGCLGIDLRTQGHEILGVSRQESTCLIAVEKGVVDRASTNLELLSQAEIIFVCTPIATIIPTVKELIPYLNPNAIITDVGSVKGAIANPGSQLWTNFVGGHPMAGKSEQGIQAAQANLFQGAAYVFTPTAQTRSTAVEKLTQIAQSLGANTYICSPEEHDRAVAWISHLPVIVSASLITACMGEEDAKVLELAQQLASSGFRDTSRVGGGNPELGMMMAQYNRSELLRSLYQYRHNLEGIIEIIEQEKWDKLEQILEINQQARPQFLN
- the ilvG gene encoding acetolactate synthase — translated: MVSISVPQSPHSTNIPQRRTGAYALIDSLCRHGVKHIFGYPGGAILPIYDELYRAEARGDIQHILVRHEQGASHAADGYARATGKIGVCFGTSGPGATNLVTGIATAHMDSIPLLVITGQVALSSIGTDAFQETDIYGITLPIVKHSYVVRQPQDMARIVAEAVHIATSGRPGPVLIDVPKDVGLEEFDYIPVEPGKVKLPGYRPTVKGNPRQISAAIELIEAAERPLLYIGGGAIAADAHSQIQELAERFQIPVTTTLMGIGSFDEHHSLALGMLGMHGTAYANFAVSECDLLIAVGARFDDRVTGKLDEFASRAKVIHIDIDPAEVGKNRTPEVPIVGDVRQVLEQILQRVRELNLPNNSEQTKAWLGRINRWREDYPLEVPRHADSLSPQEVIVEIGRQAPHAYYTTDVGQHQMWSAQFLKNGPRRWISSAGLGTMGYGMPAAMGAKVALPDEEVICISGDASFQMNLQELGTLAQYGINVKTVIINNGWQGMVRQWQQAFYGERYSCSNMEVGMPDFEILAKAYGIKGMVIYNRDQLSDAIAEMIAHQGPVLVDVRVRRDENCYPMVAPGKSNAQMLGLPQKNKLDQAIELIYCSNCGAKNPGTNHFCPECGTKL